The Nitrospiraceae bacterium genome has a window encoding:
- the xerD gene encoding site-specific tyrosine recombinase XerD, which produces MKRSKGGAAGQGDPLPLAPQVERHWDHLRIGCGLSRNTLAAYRRDLEKFQRFLFGRGIATVEDCSPQVLAGFLDELHRQGLAPASRARALAAVRSLFRFLKQDGVIATNPTVSVRSVSRARRLPKTLNQDEVTRLLDLPSRPSPEDLRDQTMVEVLYASGLRVSELVALRIDQCNLEVGYLGITGKGDKQRVVPIGETAQRLVRRYLAEARPALLKRRMSPHVFVTRRGTPLTRQGFWKLLRARAQRAGISILPSPHMLRHSFATHLLERGADLRSVQAMLGHSNIVTTQIYTHVEPARLKKVHTAYHPRHSARAVLPTPPPAPAVSRRK; this is translated from the coding sequence GTGAAACGATCCAAAGGCGGAGCTGCGGGCCAGGGCGACCCGTTGCCGTTGGCGCCGCAGGTTGAGCGGCATTGGGATCATCTTCGCATCGGGTGCGGCCTGTCGCGCAACACGCTGGCTGCTTATCGCCGAGACCTCGAAAAATTTCAACGCTTCCTGTTCGGGCGGGGCATCGCGACGGTTGAGGATTGTTCGCCGCAGGTGCTGGCCGGTTTCCTGGATGAGCTGCATCGGCAGGGGTTGGCGCCGGCGTCGCGTGCTCGCGCGTTGGCCGCAGTGCGGAGTCTATTTCGTTTCCTCAAACAGGACGGCGTCATTGCGACGAATCCTACGGTGAGTGTGCGCAGCGTCTCCCGTGCTCGGCGATTGCCGAAGACCCTGAATCAGGACGAGGTGACGCGCTTGCTCGATCTGCCATCCCGTCCATCGCCGGAAGATCTGCGCGATCAAACGATGGTGGAGGTGCTCTACGCCTCCGGTTTGCGCGTGTCGGAATTGGTCGCGCTGCGGATCGATCAGTGCAATCTCGAGGTGGGCTATTTGGGTATCACCGGAAAAGGCGACAAACAGCGGGTCGTGCCGATCGGCGAAACGGCGCAGCGGCTAGTGCGCCGCTACCTCGCGGAGGCGCGTCCGGCACTGCTGAAGCGACGGATGTCTCCGCATGTGTTTGTGACCAGGCGCGGAACACCGCTTACGCGCCAGGGCTTTTGGAAACTGCTCCGCGCGCGTGCGCAGCGGGCCGGCATTTCGATACTGCCGTCACCGCACATGCTCCGCCATTCATTCGCGACGCATTTGCTGGAACGCGGGGCGGATCTTCGTTCAGTTCAGGCGATGCTGGGGCACAGCAACATCGTGACGACGCAGATCTACACGCATGTGGAACCGGCGCGGTTGAAAAAAGTACACACGGCGTATCATCCGCGTCACAGCGCAAGAGCAGTTTTGCCCACACCACCGCCGGCACCAGCCGTTTCACGCCGGAAGTGA